A region of the Ranitomeya imitator isolate aRanImi1 chromosome 5, aRanImi1.pri, whole genome shotgun sequence genome:
tcagtcattgtacaggaggaggaggtgagctgtgacatcatctattgtgaatggtggatcctgtgttatgtactgtatatagcggtattatcagtcattgtacaggaggaggaggtgagctgtgatatcacctattgtgaatggtggatcctgtgttatgtactgtatatagaggtgttatcagtcattgtacaggaggaggaggaggaggtgagctgtgatatcacctattgataTGAAACAAAGAAGTAAAGATAAAAAAGAAATTATGAAAACagtcaactttaaaaaaaaaaaaaaaatacatttaacatatgAAAGTGATGTAAGTAATAGGTTAGTTTCTGATCACACATCGCTTGTGAATTACAATTAGTACCTACTTGTATGTCCAAAATGAGGAAACGGCCAAAAAGTTTCTACACTTTGGAATTGACTGTTCCCTTGCTCAGCTCTTCCAAAGTGGGAGACCCAGAAAAGGATCCCGAACCAAGAAACGCTCACACCACACCCTGTGCCCCACTGGGCAGCCTCATCTTACCGGCTCAAACGcccaatgtaaaataaaaaaatacataaaaacattCACCTCCTGGGCCGATGCCCCTCCTGCAATGTCAGCGCTGTGATATGTATGtgacgtgaccactgcagccaatctgcGGATGCTGATGGACTGACACCTTCAATATTTTCCGTCAATGGGGACAACTGTTCTGCTGGATTACTGAAGGCTGCAGACGATCAGCGGCCGCCGATTGGTTGCAGCGCTCTGGTTGCAGCGCTCGAGTTCCCCGCCTGTAACATGACTTCACAGCGCCGCTGATTCTTGGTTGCTGCCGATAACATCAGGGACCCCCAGATGCACATAAATCCGGGACATTACCTAGAAATACTGTGACAGAAGCTGTTGTCCTGCAGGTTTGTGTTCCGAAGCAGAAAGTGTTTCACAGAATCATACGTGGTCAGATCTGAGGAAAGGAGAAAGTGGAATAAGAAGGAACTCTGGGCTGACTGCTAAGGAGACAACATTAGCCCTGAATGAGGAGCATGGACATGTCTGGCCGCCTATAGCCGTCACCACAGATGGCAGTCAATAGTTGGCTCACATGGCCTAGAAGACCACCGTTCATCTTATAGGCGGAGATCTGGGAGGTGGGATCTTTTATGTATCAGACATATATTCATGTCTTTGGTATAAGAGAAACATATAACGACCCTATAAGGTACAGATTGGGAATGAACTGAGTGCCAGCGACCATGCTTTACCACCAGGCTATTTGAACTCTTCTACACCACGGTCATCTGCGGGCAGGTGGGATACCCAGCTGTCCAACCCCTACCGATATAACATGCACCACCTATCTAATGGAGAACTAATAATGGCCCCCACCTATTATGTCTCACACAGTATCATCATTTACCTCCCATATTTACCAGCGCAGCTCTCTGAACATTTGGCACCCAGCCTGCCCACAAACCACGAATTCCTCCTTTCGACAAGATAGTCACAAACGCATGATAAACTCCCCGAACCCTGGAATGGATAAGAAAATGATCAGATTAATCTAACAATACCAGTATACCGATAAATATGACatttagttatattcttgcacataggagcagtattatagtagttatattcttgtatataggagcagtattatagtagttatattcttgtacatatgggcagtattatagtagttatattcttgtacataggagcagtattatagtagttatattcttgtatataggagcagtattatagtagttatattcttgtatataggagcagtattatagtagttatattcttggacatggggcagtattatagtagttatattcttgtatataggagcagtattatagtagttctattcttgcacataggagcagtattatagtagttatattcttgtatataggagcagtattatagtagttatattcttgtacataggagcagtattatagtagttatattctggtatataggagcagtattatagtagttatattcttggacatggggcagtattatagtagttatattcttgtatataggagcagtattatagtagttctattcttgcacataggagcagtattatagtagttatattcttgtatataggagcagtattatagtagttatattcttgtacataggggcagtattatagtagttataatcttgtacgtaaggggcagtattatagtagttatattcttgtacataggagcagtattatagtagttatattcttgtacataggggcagtattatagtagttatattcttgtacataggagcagtattatagtagttatattcttgtacgtaaggggcagtattatagtagttatattcttgtacataggggcagtattatagtagttatattcttgtacataggatcagtattatagtagttataatcttgtacgtaaggggcagtattatagtagttatattcttgtacataggagcagtattatagtggttatattcttgtacgtaaggggcagtattatagtagttatattcttgtacataggagcagtattatagtagttataatcttgtacgtaaggggcagtattatagtagttatattcttgtacataggagcagtattatagtagttatattcttgcacataggagcagtattatagtagttatattcttgtatataggagcagtattatagtagttatattcttgtacataggagcagtattatagtagttatattcttgtatataggagcagtattatagtagttatattcttgtacatagggacagtattatagtagttatattcttgtacataggatcagtattatagtagttataatcttgtacgtaaggggcagtattatagtagttatattcttgtacataggagcagtattatagtagttatattcttgtacatagtagcagtattatagtagttatattcttgtacataggagcagtattatagtagttatattcttgtatataggagcagtattatagtagttatattcttgtacataggagcagtattatagtagttataatcttgtacgtaaggggcagtattatagtagtaatattcttgtacataggggcagtattctagcaTTCCACAGAGGCAgacgatttccttagtattgctctgGTGAAAGAACCTCTGGTAATTTATGATGCCTTGATAATAAATACGGTACTAAAGAAATCCTGGAAAGCTGCTCTGTTTGTGGACCTTGAAGTCTGGAGTTGATGATCACTGATATACAGAGCAGCGCTGTATATGGGTTTAAAATTGCATTGTTGTTCCAAGTATGAATCGAACTTGAACACTGAAGACATGTTTGAAAACATTACGATTTttcaaatttatatatattttttccagcaTAGATTGAGTATATCTACACACGTGATCAAGAGTATAATACTAGAGTCAGGGtacttacattagtggcaccactccaacgatgaaattaaaaaaaaatgctggatcaTAATTTTTATCTAGGCCATTTTCAttcgttatttttttttctcttattttatttTTCAGTTGAACCAATAATATAaaccaatgtctgattttcattagttgattaTCGGTAAATTTTGAGTACATTTCAGTGACCATTGAGGGTTTTTCTTACTTTACTAGaagggtgccaatatttttgtccatgTGTATATCCCAAGTTTTGGTCAGTATAAGTGAGCGGGAGAGCTGCGGTACTATTTACGACTATGTATGGAGCCACTTCCAATGAGCTGCGGCACCATCAACCAGAAGTCAGACCTCAACCACTCTGATTCTGATGACACACCATCAATGATAAGGTCCGGGGAAACTAATTTTCATACCAGTGACAATCGGCACTCACCTGGGTGGTTTTCCTTCGAGCCTCCTCTTTCCTTCCATCTGCATCTGGACCTTTACCAGGTCTGTTGGACTAGCAAAAAACTGTCCGATCGCTCCAGCGGCCATCCCCCCTATCACAGCCTTCCTAAAAATGGAAACCATTCGAGGGTGTAGAATAAATAGTGGTACATCTTATAAACCAGAAACTTTAATATTGCCCTTCCTAACTGCATGGTAACCTGTTACCAAAAAATTAAGCCCCAAGTACAGAGACGCTCAGCAGCATCAACAACGTTCTCTCCATAGTCTCTGCCTCCAGCGCAGATTATCTACCCTTGTGTCCATCAGGTTTAGATATTTTTGGCATCTGACTATTGTAACTCATCTCGCCAAGTAAACTAAGATATTGGCTTATGAGGGCGATCTTATCAGGTATAAAGCAAAGTCTAAGCGCAGACGCGGCCAAATTATTCTATCCTACTCAGCACTAAATCAATCTGCAGAGAAGCTAAACCCGGTCACTGTCCCTAGAAGTCCTCCCGACGGGCGAGCAGCGTGCCAGCCGTGACCATGACCGGCATACAGGTGTGACGGCAGAGTAAACCGTGTACAGAAGCATTCCTCTCATCCTGGCAGGTAGGACACCAAATAACTACTAAAGAACTTCCCACAGAAAAAAAATGTGCGCTCCACAGGACAggcaaaacaccggattacgtaccggtaatgctcttttatagagccacgacagcacccactgagacaggggatccgcccctaggaacaggaaaccctacggagagataaaaggggcgatccccctcgctcccacagtttggattacagagattgcgaggaaccgcccaccagttttagtaggtaATTCTATATCATTTATTTTAACATAACTACGTATAGCTACcagaatccaccacccttaacagtgctcatatgtacactaatatatgtaaatgggagggaagtgaaggggtgctgtcgtggctctataaaagagcattaccggtacgtaatccggtgttttctcttcgccacgacagcacccactgagagactttcagagatagttatttgggggggattatcgtattaagaaccgatctaccgaaacacaagtcagtggaggcagatagatctaatctatagtgactatagaaggtagaaggagaagaccaggttgcggccttacatatgagttctataggaacctctgctcgctctgcccaggatgatgctatcgcccgggtggaatgtgccttcacagtctcaggtggaCTCTCCCCTTTAGAcgaataggccaggtatatcgcctcccgaatccatcgggataatgtgccttttgtaacaccagatccttttctttgaccctggaaggaaacaaagagccctgctcttcctccaggcgctagtcctatccagataagctattatagcccgtctcacatctaaagtatggtacttctcttcctcctggtttgtaggattattatagaaagaaggaagaaggatttcttgagacctatgaaattttgtacacattttaggaaggtaggaagggtctgtcttcaggacaattctatctggaaaaattgacataaagggaggatctactgatagcgcctgtatgtcacttacccttCTTGCCAATACTAGCgcgacaagaagagctgtcttAAGGGAAATATATTGAGCTGAGTCTAGAGGCTCAAACGGGtgacctgttaaggcttccaggaccaaattaatatcccaaggaggtaactggggaatctgaactggctctgatctctggcaagcggaaataaatctggctatccatctattacccgcaacattgtgactatacaaggcccctagagcagagACTTGTACTTTCAGAGTACTAACTGAAAGGCCTAGATCACGACCTTTCTGAAGAAACTCTAGAATAGTAGTAACGGGAATTTCACTAGATAACGCCGatggacagaaattttttccacactGTCACATATATGGCAGTAGTGGATTTCTTTCTACTTGCCAATAAGGTATTAATTACATTATCagagaagcctcttagttttaacagctgcctctcaaattccaggctgtcaaccttagtcccttcacatgagggtggtttaagggcccctggaaaagaagatcctgatcctccgggaggatccacggatccgagatggacatggctctgagcagggaaaaccatggtctttttggccaaaacggggcaatcaggattatatttgcccggtcctcccttatcttcctgattactgttggtagaagaatcagaggaggaaaagcgtatgctttctgaaatgtccaaggagtctgaagggcatcgagaatgtcgggattgtcggcccggaacattgaagcAAATCTTTTTAATTGCCTGTTgtgtcttgtggcgaagagatctatctcgggtatACCCCATATcatagttatcattttgaaaatccgatgatttaggacccactctccttggtggagggtatgacgactgaggaagtctgctctcgagttgtccactcctctgacatgcagcgctgacagggacagaagatgttcttcggctatagttagaatgtcttcggttatagacatgaGTGTTCCTGattttgttcctccttgatgattgatataagcgactgatgtcatgttgtctgacagaattctggtatgtgtcccgtgtagctgcggaaggaattcacatagagcatgatagatagcttttagctctcttatattagaagagtcgtctgactccgtgactgaccataatccttggactaGGTGGCCTTTTAAATGTGCtccccagccagtaggactggcatccgtatatattatatttgagggtttaactacccaggggaccCCACTAACCAAGTTTCTTGGTTTTAGCCACCAGTTCAGAGATTGGACTACTTCATTAGAAAGGGAAATCTTAACATCTAAACGACCATGtgatttttcttcttcatgtaaaattgcatactgtagATGTCTCGAAtggaattgggcccatggaaccgctgggatacatgacgtgaaggagccaagaagggacatgccttctctcaaggaaattaggggtttatctattaccgACTGAACCTTATTTTTAACCGTTACTTGTTTAGATTCCGGAAGGAAACATctctggcttgtagaatctaatataatccccagaaaaatttgccgagttgttgggaaaagcctagatttttcccaatttattatccaacccaatccTTGCAGAGATGCTATTATATCACACAATCGTTGTTGACATTGTGAAGGAGAATTTCCTATTACCAAGATGTCGTCTAGGTATGGaattatgagggtgtcttttaaccttaGGTATGACATTACCTTCGCCATTAGTTTAGTGAACACTCTTGGAGCTATTGATAGTCCAAAAGGCATAGCTGTATACTGAAAGTGTCGGatacacccattcaatacaatcgccacacggagatattgttgatgctctatataaataggtagatggtaatacgcatctttaaggtcaagaaccgtcataaagcaatagggaaacaggagtttaatggtggaccggatagactccattttaaaggtttgattttctaagtagatgtttaattttttaaggtttataatggttctgaatgttccatccggttttggaatcaaaaataacggggaatagaatccctttccctcctgaaggaatggaacctccaccaagactcccttgGATAGAAGATTCATTAtctcctgctccaatgcctcttgttgtaactgagactttaatgaagtcaatagaaatgagtccggagggactcgggaaaattttaatcTTAACCCGGAGTTGATAAGGATATTTGCCCAAATATTAGATGTTATCGCCCGCCACTGGTTTGagaaggaggacaatctgcctcccacaggtagatctgtcctaacggggtttgtcttcaaacttgaaagggcgcttcccaaagaatgcacctctttgttttgtgtctcttgtggcccagcgatcttggttcttaaactccttccttttattaaacgcgggctttcggaacgctctcctatagaaTGGAAGGTAATTATTATTAGGGAAGCCCTTCTTTCTTTCTCCCGCTTTAGTTAAGATCTCGTCCAGTttagtaccaaacaggtactcaccctgacatgggaggccGCATAATTTGGATTTGGTTTGGGGATCACCCTTCCAGCCCTTAAGCCacagggccctacgtgctgcattcgtcagtcctgccgacttggctgccaggcgtatagaATCGGCAGATGAGTCCGCCagaaaggctgtggcacctctaattaggggtatagaggacaACAACTTCTCCcgagagagacctcctttcagcccttcctCCAAGTCACTCAGCCAGACAAGCATGGACCTCGCGGTGCATGTAGCTGAAACAGCCGGTTTAAAAGCCCCTGCAGAGGTCTcccatgctctttttagaagcGAATCGGCTTTACGATCTAGAGGATCTTGCAATgagcctgaatcctctacaggcagtaaggatctttttgatgtagacgccacagctgcgtctactttCGGGGCTTTAGACCATGTTGAGAATTCTTCGTCATTAAAGGGGTAACGCCTTTTTGAAGACGGTGGTAAAcccctctgcccctggctttcccactcttttttgattaAATTCTTCAATGCCGTTATTACCGGAAAAAAGGGTCTTTTCTTTTCGGATAGACCAGCAAACATTATGTCTTGCTGTGTTCTAGGGACTTTAGAATCCTCTATGCCCATAGTGTTAcaaactgatctcaccagattgtcaatgctgtctgtggggaagcacgtatcctgatcctcatctgaggaCACATCTTGCTGTGATATATCTGAGTTTGCATCCTCTAACTCAGAAGACTGGTCGGATATAGGGGAAACGTATCCTCTTTTTTCCTTAATACGTGGCTCTCTGTCAGAACTATgcagggctcgtaattcttccctaatcatgaCTCTTATGTCCtctgatttaactgaggcttcctcCCGTAACGTAGTATTAATACATGAATTGCATAGCCTCTTAGTGTAATTATCCGGAAGGGGCTGGAGACATAAtgcacactgcttgtgtttcgctttttccGTTCTTTTTACCTATATAGagggagagggacaataatcagcctagtggggtagatgcacactcacccagaagctgTCTTGTCaaggtaccggctgaggaggagactGAGATATAGGTGGTCGATCCAATTTCTTTCTAGACGATCCGCTCTTTTTAGAGCGGCTGCTGCTGGTATGGCTGCGTGGGGTGACAGCGGTAATCTCCACAGAAGGTACCGTAGGCTCCCTCGTAGAATCCATTTTGGACGCCgggatgcagcgccggcgtccttttcacatgggggccgccatgttcttcctgtcgaacccggaagtgctaaccacttccgggtcgcggccatgcTGTATGCGCCTGCGCTGTCACCGGCTTCAGCGCAGGCGCCGTCTCACTCCTCCGGCCCCCCCGGGAGCTTACCAGCACTGGGCTCCACGCTGTACAGGCGTCCGCCGAGGACGGCGCGACGCTCCCACCGGCGCTCGCCCTGCAGACCGCCGGATGACATCTGCCGCGAACCAGCAACCGCCTGTCCCGGTCTCGCGgcgtctgccagcagaggggggaaactgAGCCAGTACCCCCGACGCTGCATCCAGCCTTGGAGCCCTTGCCAtcctcacaggtaaactgcgcaagcggcgtccaggctgggcATCCTCTTCGCTCCGTGGAttttcccgtaggaacaggaaaccaaactgtgggagcgagggggaccgccccttttgtctctccatagggtttcctgttcctaggggcggatcccctctctcagtgggtgctgtcgtggcaaagagAAAATATTAGTCATTGATAAAAGGTCCGAGTGCTGGGCACCCCGCTGATCACAGGAACGTGAACAGAGCAGCGAATGTGAGGCCACAGCTTCAATAACGTCAATGGGGTTACGGATGACCATGTAAGGACCCCTGTGCTGGAGGTAGTGAAAGTGGCATATGATATCTGCGCGTCCCCACACGCCAGTGTATGACATCCATTGCCAGTTGCCTTCCCCCCGTACACCAGTGTATAACATGCATTGCCTTCTTCCTCCCGGGCGTACGACATCAGGCCCCGTCGCCTTCTCTCTCCCCGGGCGTACGACATCCGACCCCATCGCCTTCTTTCTCCCCGGGCGTACAACCTCCGGCCCCGTCCCCTTCTTCCCCCCGGGCGTACAACATCCGGCCCCGTCGCCTTCTTTCCCCCCGGGCGTACGACATCCGGCCCCGTCACCTTCTTTCCCCCCGGGCGTACGACATCCGGCCCCGTCGCTTTCCTTCCCCCCGGGCGTACGACATCCGACCCCGTCGCCTTCTTTCCCCCCGGGCGTACGACATCCGGCTCCGTCGCCTTCTTTCCCCCCGGGCGTACGACATCCGGCCCAGTCACCTTCTTTCCTCCCGGGCGTACGACATCCGGCCCCGTCACCTTCTTTCCTCCCGGGCGTACGACATCCGGCCCCGTCACCTTCTTTCCCCCCGGGCGTACGACATCCGGCCCCGTCGCCTTCTTCCCCCCAGGCGTACGACATCCGGCCCCGTCGCCTTCCTTCCCCCCGGGCGTACGACATCCGGCCCAGTCACCTTCTTTCCTCCCGGGCGTACGACATCCGGCCCCGTCGCCTTCTTCCCCCCGGGCGTACGACATCCGGCCCCGTCGCCTTACTTCCCCCCGGGCGTACGACATCCGGCCCTGTCGCCTTCTTCCCCCCAGGCGTACGACATCCGACCCCATCGCCTTCTTCCCCCCGGGCGTACGACATCCGGCCCCGTCGCCTTCTTCCCCCCGGGCGTACGACATCCGGCCCCGTCGCCTTCTTCCCCCGGGTGTACGACATCCGGCCCCATCGCCTTCTCCCCCCCCGGGTGTACGACATCCGACCCCGTCGCCTTCCTTCCCCCCGGGCATACGACATCCGACCCCATAGCCTTCTTTCCCCCCCCGGGCGAACGACATCCGGCCACGTCACCTTTTCCCCCAGGAGTAAGGCATCCGGCCTCATCTCGCTGCACCGCTGTATAACAGCCGGCGTCAGGAGAAAGTTAGccactgactgcattgtgcccgatGTAGAGTTTAGTGGAGGAAGGATAATACTATGATATTTTTCAGGGGTCAGCCTCGGCCCCTCAATACCAGTAATGTGAAACCTTAGCACTTAGAAGCTCCTATACACTGGCATGtagaagtttgggcacccctggtcaaaaatcACTGTTATTGTGACCGGTTAAGCACTGTGGGTGTAATGCGAGGGACGCCACATACTCTATATGGACAAAATTATCATTGTTACCAGGACCTATTCCATCCAAAAAAAAGTCTCTTCTACCCCATTCTTCCCATGTCGTATACTAATGAGAGGAACACAGAGGCACAGAATAAGGTGAATATTCGCCCACCTACCACAGCGGGAAGGTGTCGCTCGTTCCTTTTCCAAGTGGAGAATCACGAAGCTGCTCGTAAACTACCATGCGGACTCCTGAGTACACTGCGATAGGGAAGAAAGATCATTGTACTGTAAAATACCAGAAAGCAAAACATTCCAAAAAAATGGGGGTAAATACAATGAATAAACATCCTTAGCCGATGCTGTGTGATGCGGTAAAGTCATGGACAGGATTAGTAAAGATTGGCCGCCACCACTGAGGAGCCAGGATGTGGACGTCGGTTTAGTGGCCACCGGGCACTGGGTCATGTAACGCTTCTCCCCTCGTGGGCTCTCATTGTCTCAGACCCCATTCCCCAATCACTATATGAATGTTTTACCAACGTGGCGATACACCGCAGGCGTCGCTCCCTGCCACAGCTTCAGCACGCCTTCCTCCTGTACGATACCGATGGCGGTGCGCACCATCCCTCTGTAGGGCGGCGCCGCCGCCGCACCTCCTTCTCCGAACCGTTTCACAGCCGCCTCTCCTTGGATCTGTAGTCGGGTTTTGGTGAGATCCAGAGGGAACGTGACTGAAGATAGAGATAGAAAATTGTATCAGGCAGCGACATCATCCGTGGGGTACAGCAGACATGTCCGGCACGTTTCCAGAATTAGCGCCCTCAATTCCAGTTCAGCACCAAATTGCTTAAAAGGGCCAACCGGGCTCAATCCTCCGCACCCCCTGCAATCCGGGCACTCAGGCCACTTTGCTTCTTTTTGATGTTGATGAAGACATCCTCTGTCCCTACAGAAGTGCCCACTGGTGGGAACTGAGCATGCGCTGGGATTCAGGGGACGCTCGGCACATGCGCTCAGGACAGATAATGCCACCGCGCTACCGAGGGCTGTGCAAAACACGCATGTGCCGAGCAACAGCTGTATGGTGACGGCACAGGACAGAGTGTCGTGGTCTGCTGCATGCGCTTTCCGCACTGTCCTCCCATCAGAGCTGTGGAGTCAGACTAGCAGCTAATGTTTTATCACCGTAACCCCCCTTCCCACCCTACACTTATAGCATGTGCCGGCCGATCCCATGTACACGCATGCCGCAGGTTTAAGATGTAACAATGTCGACATTCTGCTGCAATGGCCGGGTTCACCGCAATCAAGGATCGCTGGAGGAGTTTTCATTGGATCTTTTAATTAAAACTTCTCCAATTGCCGCTGCTCTATTGATTTTTTAACAGAATCTATAATTTTGTCTGTGCACCTACATTTCAAAGCTATGGCCCCTTAGTAATAAAGATGcagcgcttaaaaaaaaaaaatataatatatatatatatatatatatatatatatatatatatatatatatatatatatatatatatatatatatatatatatatatatatatatatatatatatatatataattttttgagCTAcgattaaaaaatgattttttttttttttttaaact
Encoded here:
- the SLC25A27 gene encoding mitochondrial uncoupling protein 4 isoform X2 produces the protein MAPAQQVRPVRLCCQCGRASHVPSGSHQNPTTDPRRGGCETVRRRRCGGGAALQRDGAHRHRYRTGGRRAEAVAGSDACGVSPLYSGVRMVVYEQLRDSPLGKGTSDTFPLWKAVIGGMAAGAIGQFFASPTDLVKVQMQMEGKRRLEGKPPRVRGVYHAFVTILSKGGIRGLWAGWVPNVQRAALVNMGDLTTYDSVKHFLLRNTNLQDNSFCHSISSICSGLVAATLGTPADVIKTRIMNQPRDKRGRGILYKSSTDCFIQAVRGEGFLSLYKGFIPTWMRMAPWSLVFWLTYEQIRRIVGVSSF
- the SLC25A27 gene encoding mitochondrial uncoupling protein 4 isoform X1, whose product is MAPEDRALPDTWPQLSKFVLSACAASVAELVTFPLDLTKTRLQIQGEAAVKRFGEGGAAAAPPYRGMVRTAIGIVQEEGVLKLWQGATPAVYRHVVYSGVRMVVYEQLRDSPLGKGTSDTFPLWKAVIGGMAAGAIGQFFASPTDLVKVQMQMEGKRRLEGKPPRVRGVYHAFVTILSKGGIRGLWAGWVPNVQRAALVNMGDLTTYDSVKHFLLRNTNLQDNSFCHSISSICSGLVAATLGTPADVIKTRIMNQPRDKRGRGILYKSSTDCFIQAVRGEGFLSLYKGFIPTWMRMAPWSLVFWLTYEQIRRIVGVSSF